Proteins from one Faecalibacterium sp. I3-3-33 genomic window:
- a CDS encoding MmcQ/YjbR family DNA-binding protein: protein MCWRSCWHSSRKGGEPTDRKGLEQLIFDTYSVEPDYPWMDTPESAVFRHAANRKWFALVTTVPRSKLGLPGQQPVDIVNLKCDPILIGSLRAEPGFYPAYHMNKENWITAALDGSAPEDKLRLVLDMSYTATAPKLRKK from the coding sequence ATGTGCTGGCGCAGCTGCTGGCACAGCAGCCGTAAAGGGGGCGAGCCCACGGACCGCAAGGGACTGGAACAGCTCATTTTTGATACTTACAGCGTAGAGCCGGACTACCCATGGATGGACACCCCGGAGTCGGCGGTGTTCCGTCACGCGGCAAACCGCAAGTGGTTTGCGCTGGTCACTACCGTGCCCAGAAGCAAACTGGGGCTGCCCGGGCAGCAGCCGGTGGATATCGTGAACCTGAAATGCGACCCCATCCTCATCGGGTCCCTGCGGGCAGAGCCGGGCTTTTACCCGGCCTACCACATGAACAAGGAAAACTGGATCACCGCCGCGCTGGACGGCAGCGCCCCGGAGGATAAGCTCCGTCTGGTGTTGGACATGAGCTACACCGCAACTGCACCCAAGCTGCGCAAAAAATAA
- a CDS encoding hybrid sensor histidine kinase/response regulator — MNNKIYKKLFVGFGFVIIVLILTLFVMSQTYIQNLVYHERLSQMEEVTHQMFHSLEDVIDTHWSEVNVQCNYLYYTPLKTDTEFYRYLKKLSELSNYQESQIELVAVDSSGRYYTEYGSMGLLREMTYLESAPERVSYVSNALTADDSRMVFLEQLSTPITLQSETGEITLRYFGISQSMTQLNDYFRCDAYENNNSVYVLDNNGFKLFNANDTELLKGHNVYTVLSQMSYLHGSSFAAAKERLARTGSCYSNAVLDGTEYYYALKQMESAQWTLAFLVPAEYVAVNTQKLVNIVMVVIVGFATVFSIMTVIAGWFLLREKQQRELQAEKKTNLRLEQYNIQLTQANDEMRRAQDAAAEALQSAERASKAKTDFLSNMSHDIRTPMNAIIGITTLMKNELHEPEKLAEHLGKLEASGQLLLGIINNILDMSRIESGKTTLNVEKMNLPQQISQLDSIIRQQAGQRSQTFTVSTNLQHENVLADPNRLNQVLMNILSNAVKYTPTGGHIRFEVEELPRNEHYARYRFVVQDDGIGMSADYQKTLFDPFTREERSGTNKVQGTGLGMAITKSVIDLMGGSISVESATGKGTRFEVVLEFPIDTEADTVQKAQALPEEEETTSPLSGMKFLCAEDNAINAEILQMLLEAKGASCTICPNGQEIVDAFAGVKPGDYDMILMDIQMPVMDGLEATRRIRSGENPLGRTIPILAMTANAFLEDMQKSKEAGMDEHLSKPVDISALEQTVKRFRVTPPPENK; from the coding sequence GTGAACAACAAAATCTATAAAAAGCTGTTTGTAGGCTTCGGCTTTGTCATCATCGTGTTGATCCTGACCCTTTTTGTCATGAGCCAGACCTACATCCAGAACCTTGTCTACCACGAGCGGCTGAGCCAGATGGAAGAGGTCACCCACCAGATGTTCCACAGTCTGGAGGATGTCATCGACACCCATTGGAGCGAGGTGAATGTACAATGCAATTATTTGTACTACACTCCGTTAAAGACTGATACTGAATTCTACCGCTATCTGAAAAAGCTGTCGGAGCTTTCCAATTATCAGGAAAGCCAGATCGAGCTGGTTGCCGTAGATTCCAGCGGGCGTTATTATACCGAGTACGGCAGCATGGGTCTGCTGCGGGAGATGACCTATCTGGAAAGTGCACCGGAGCGGGTCAGCTATGTTTCCAACGCGCTGACCGCGGACGACTCCCGGATGGTGTTTCTGGAACAGCTCTCCACCCCTATCACCCTGCAAAGCGAGACCGGCGAGATCACTCTGCGCTACTTTGGTATTTCGCAGAGCATGACCCAGCTGAACGATTATTTCCGCTGTGACGCCTACGAAAACAACAACAGCGTCTATGTGCTGGACAACAACGGCTTCAAGCTGTTCAACGCCAATGACACCGAGCTGCTGAAGGGGCATAACGTATACACCGTGCTCTCCCAGATGTCCTATCTGCACGGTTCTTCCTTTGCAGCAGCAAAGGAGCGGCTTGCCCGCACAGGCTCCTGTTATTCCAACGCCGTGCTGGACGGGACCGAGTATTACTACGCCCTGAAGCAGATGGAAAGCGCCCAGTGGACGCTGGCGTTCCTTGTTCCGGCAGAATATGTGGCCGTGAATACGCAGAAGTTGGTCAATATCGTCATGGTCGTTATTGTAGGCTTTGCAACGGTGTTTTCGATCATGACAGTCATTGCTGGCTGGTTCCTTTTGCGGGAAAAGCAGCAGCGGGAGCTGCAGGCTGAAAAAAAGACGAACCTCCGTCTGGAGCAGTATAACATCCAGCTGACACAGGCCAACGACGAGATGCGGCGGGCGCAGGATGCTGCCGCCGAGGCGCTGCAATCCGCCGAGCGTGCCAGCAAAGCCAAGACGGACTTCCTTTCCAACATGAGCCACGATATCCGCACCCCCATGAACGCCATCATCGGCATTACCACCCTGATGAAAAACGAACTGCACGAGCCGGAAAAGCTTGCCGAGCATCTGGGCAAGTTGGAAGCCTCCGGTCAGCTGCTGCTGGGCATCATCAACAATATTCTGGATATGAGCCGCATCGAGAGCGGCAAGACCACCCTGAATGTGGAAAAGATGAACCTGCCCCAGCAGATCAGCCAGCTGGACAGCATCATCCGGCAGCAGGCAGGTCAGCGCAGTCAGACCTTTACGGTAAGCACCAATCTGCAGCACGAAAACGTGCTGGCCGACCCCAACCGTTTGAATCAGGTGCTGATGAACATCCTCTCCAACGCGGTCAAGTATACGCCCACCGGCGGGCACATCCGGTTCGAGGTGGAAGAGCTGCCCCGGAACGAGCACTACGCCCGGTACCGCTTTGTGGTGCAGGATGACGGCATCGGCATGAGCGCAGACTACCAAAAGACCCTTTTCGACCCCTTTACCCGTGAGGAGCGCTCCGGCACCAACAAGGTGCAGGGCACGGGTCTGGGTATGGCGATTACCAAAAGCGTCATAGACCTGATGGGCGGCTCCATCAGCGTGGAGAGCGCCACTGGCAAGGGCACCCGCTTTGAGGTGGTGCTGGAATTTCCCATTGACACCGAAGCGGACACGGTGCAAAAGGCGCAGGCGCTCCCGGAGGAAGAAGAGACCACTTCTCCCCTGTCCGGCATGAAGTTCCTCTGCGCCGAGGATAATGCCATCAACGCCGAAATTTTGCAGATGCTGCTGGAAGCAAAGGGTGCAAGCTGCACCATCTGCCCCAACGGTCAGGAGATCGTGGATGCCTTTGCCGGCGTAAAGCCCGGCGATTATGACATGATCCTGATGGATATCCAGATGCCGGTGATGGACGGCTTGGAAGCCACCCGCCGCATCCGCAGCGGCGAAAACCCGCTGGGCAGAACGATTCCCATCCTTGCCATGACTGCCAATGCCTTCCTTGAGGATATGCAAAAGAGCAAGGAAGCCGGCATGGACGAACATCTGTCCAAGCCTGTGGACATCAGCGCACTGGAGCAGACAGTGAAGCGCTTCCGTGTTACCCCCCCCCCCGAAAATAAATAG
- a CDS encoding AI-2E family transporter, with amino-acid sequence MEPKTKQSLLVTVVGVTLFVALLRLSDVLAFAAKLIDLVLPILAGGILALFINVPMTGLEKRLNRLFGKAKKQPSAKAIRLLSFFITLLGVVLVLVLALTLLIPELVQSFHSLYVQIEANIPRWTAYLSAQNTDMSWLMNWLEGINWEQLLHKVTASIDTVLVNAVGAVSATVNIVVTASFALIISVYMSLGTESLGHQARTLVCAYLKPSHAAGVLKFCRLFRQSFANFLTGQCSEAVILGVLMALAFSVFKIPYGSLVGVLTAICAIIPYVGALISCVVSVFLVLLVDPVLAVRCLIVYLAVQFIENQFIYPRVVGKSVGLSPLYTLVAAMIGGELFGIIGIIFFIPLTAVVIELVKEDACRRLRAKEPLQ; translated from the coding sequence ATGGAACCAAAAACAAAACAATCTCTGCTCGTTACCGTTGTAGGGGTAACGCTTTTTGTAGCGCTGCTGCGGCTTTCTGACGTTCTGGCCTTTGCCGCAAAGCTGATAGATCTGGTTTTGCCCATTCTGGCGGGCGGCATTCTGGCGCTTTTTATCAACGTGCCCATGACCGGGCTGGAAAAGCGGCTGAACCGCCTGTTCGGCAAGGCCAAAAAGCAGCCCTCGGCGAAAGCCATCCGCCTTCTCAGCTTTTTCATCACCCTGCTGGGTGTTGTGCTGGTGCTGGTGCTGGCGCTCACCCTGCTGATCCCGGAACTGGTGCAGTCCTTCCACAGCCTGTATGTGCAGATCGAGGCCAATATCCCACGCTGGACCGCCTATCTCAGCGCACAGAACACCGATATGAGCTGGCTGATGAACTGGCTGGAGGGCATCAACTGGGAGCAGCTGCTGCACAAGGTCACCGCAAGCATCGACACGGTGCTGGTCAATGCGGTAGGGGCTGTCTCTGCCACGGTGAATATCGTAGTCACCGCCTCGTTTGCGCTGATCATCTCCGTCTATATGTCCCTTGGGACGGAGAGCCTTGGCCACCAAGCCCGCACACTGGTGTGCGCCTACCTGAAGCCCAGCCACGCCGCCGGGGTGCTGAAATTCTGCCGGCTGTTCCGGCAGTCCTTCGCAAACTTTTTAACGGGACAATGCAGCGAGGCGGTGATCCTTGGCGTTCTCATGGCTCTTGCATTTTCTGTTTTCAAGATCCCCTACGGCAGTCTGGTCGGCGTACTTACCGCCATCTGCGCCATCATCCCCTATGTGGGTGCGCTGATCTCCTGCGTGGTCAGCGTGTTCCTTGTGCTGTTGGTAGACCCTGTGCTGGCGGTGCGCTGCCTGATCGTCTACCTTGCCGTGCAGTTTATTGAAAATCAGTTCATTTACCCCCGGGTGGTGGGCAAGTCCGTGGGGCTTTCGCCGCTGTACACCCTTGTTGCTGCCATGATCGGCGGAGAGCTTTTCGGCATCATCGGCATCATCTTCTTTATCCCCCTGACGGCGGTGGTCATCGAGCTTGTAAAAGAGGATGCCTGTCGGCGTCTGCGCGCAAAAGAGCCGTTGCAATAA
- a CDS encoding DUF2500 domain-containing protein codes for MFYTGFDALFSILFPLVFLVVLGMILFTIVGNLRTWSKNNASPRLTVPATVVAKRMNVSRHHTDNTMSHTFTTYYATFQVESGDRMELEVGGSDYGMLVEGDTGRLSFQGTRYLGFERKNG; via the coding sequence ATGTTTTATACTGGATTTGACGCGCTTTTCAGCATCCTGTTCCCGCTGGTGTTTCTGGTGGTGCTGGGCATGATCCTGTTTACCATAGTGGGCAATCTGCGCACATGGAGCAAAAATAATGCGTCCCCGCGCCTTACCGTCCCGGCTACTGTGGTGGCCAAGCGGATGAACGTTTCCCGCCATCATACGGACAATACGATGTCGCATACGTTCACTACCTATTATGCCACCTTTCAGGTAGAAAGCGGTGACCGCATGGAACTTGAAGTAGGTGGGTCGGACTATGGAATGCTTGTAGAGGGCGACACCGGAAGGCTGAGCTTTCAGGGCACGCGCTATCTGGGGTTTGAACGGAAGAACGGGTGA
- a CDS encoding M18 family aminopeptidase, producing MIASEVREMLSFIDGNPTAYHTTAAVRDILLKAGFAELLESRKWALEPGKDYFVCRNGSSIIAFRMGDQLENYSFNVAAAHTDSPCFRIKENAEIHMGQNYTKLNTEGYGGMICATWMDRPLSVAGRVLVQENGTIVSRLVALDRDLLMIPSVAIHMNREVNDKASFNKQVDMLPVLGGACEEGALKKLIAEELKVSEEQILGSDLFLYVREKATVWGCNEEFISCGRLDDQQCVYGILKGLLTAKNARSIGVAAFFDNEEVGSGTKQGAASTFLYDVLHRIAQSLGGNDEDFHRAVASSFMVSADNAHAVHPNHPEHTDVNNCTYMNKGVVIKTHAGQKYTSDGMSVAAARELAARAGVPLQYFANRSDKVGGSTLGNLAMAQVSMNCVDIGLPQLAMHSCYETAGAEDTLSLIKLMQELYSSHFEETAFGTLSIGK from the coding sequence ATGATCGCATCCGAAGTCCGTGAAATGCTGTCCTTCATCGACGGCAACCCCACCGCATACCACACCACCGCCGCTGTGCGGGATATCCTGCTGAAGGCAGGCTTTGCCGAGCTGCTGGAAAGCCGCAAGTGGGCGCTGGAACCCGGCAAGGACTACTTTGTCTGCCGCAACGGATCCAGCATCATCGCCTTCCGCATGGGCGACCAGCTGGAAAATTACAGCTTCAACGTTGCCGCCGCCCATACGGATTCTCCCTGCTTCCGCATCAAGGAGAACGCCGAGATCCACATGGGGCAGAACTACACCAAGCTGAACACCGAGGGCTACGGCGGCATGATCTGCGCCACATGGATGGACCGTCCGCTGTCTGTGGCGGGCCGTGTGCTGGTGCAGGAGAACGGCACCATCGTTTCCCGTCTGGTGGCACTAGACCGCGACCTGTTGATGATCCCCAGCGTAGCCATCCACATGAACCGCGAGGTCAACGATAAGGCTTCCTTCAACAAGCAGGTGGATATGCTGCCCGTGCTGGGCGGTGCCTGCGAGGAGGGCGCGCTGAAAAAGCTGATCGCAGAGGAGCTGAAAGTGTCTGAGGAGCAGATCCTTGGCAGCGATTTATTCCTCTATGTGCGGGAAAAGGCCACCGTCTGGGGCTGCAACGAGGAGTTCATCTCCTGCGGCCGTCTGGACGACCAGCAGTGCGTCTACGGCATCCTGAAGGGTCTGCTGACTGCCAAGAACGCCCGCTCCATCGGTGTGGCAGCCTTCTTTGATAACGAGGAGGTGGGCTCCGGCACCAAGCAGGGCGCAGCTTCCACCTTCCTGTACGATGTGCTGCACCGCATTGCCCAGAGCCTTGGCGGCAACGACGAGGACTTCCACCGTGCGGTGGCTTCCAGCTTTATGGTCAGTGCCGACAACGCCCACGCTGTGCATCCCAACCACCCGGAGCACACCGATGTGAATAACTGCACCTACATGAACAAGGGTGTGGTCATCAAGACCCACGCAGGCCAGAAGTACACCAGCGACGGCATGAGCGTTGCCGCCGCCCGGGAGCTGGCTGCCCGCGCCGGAGTGCCGCTGCAATACTTTGCAAACCGTTCCGATAAGGTAGGCGGCAGCACGCTGGGCAACCTGGCCATGGCACAGGTGTCCATGAACTGTGTGGACATCGGCCTGCCGCAGCTGGCGATGCACTCCTGCTACGAGACCGCCGGCGCAGAGGATACCCTCTCGCTCATCAAACTGATGCAGGAGCTGTACAGCAGCCACTTTGAAGAGACTGCATTCGGCACCCTTTCCATCGGCAAGTAA
- a CDS encoding APC family permease has protein sequence MSNKEKATKISWLTLAFMAFSTVWGFGNITNGFVYFNGPQVIFSWIFMFVLYFIPYALMVGELGSAFKNEGGGVSSWLHQTTNAKLAYYAGWTYWACHITYIASKGSGFLKALSWAVFRNAETYDSFPTRYIQLATFCILLLGCYIASLGLNPLKKLLTAAGTCTFVMSLLYILMMFAAPAINPTAEYVHANLSFSSLIPNFNVTYFTSLSILVFAVGGCEKISPYVNKVENPSKGFPRGMIALAVMVVTCAILGTLAMSRMFDPAVINASAESFNAYVANSSYWAFQKLGQYYHVGDLFMIIYALCNVISQLAVLILSIDAPLRMLLDNEHTKQFIPKALHKVNAHGVHSNGIKMVAVLSGSIILAQSFVPGAAAVLRQLTKLNSVCMPMRYLWVFAAYIALRNAYDTIPAEYRFVKNQAVAKFFGGWCFAVTAVCCVLGMYDKDPFTFALNVITPVVLTVLGFILPALAKREQTAAKK, from the coding sequence ATGTCTAACAAAGAAAAAGCCACAAAGATCTCGTGGCTTACCCTTGCCTTCATGGCCTTTTCTACGGTCTGGGGCTTCGGCAACATTACCAACGGCTTTGTGTACTTTAACGGTCCACAGGTCATCTTCAGCTGGATCTTCATGTTTGTTCTGTACTTCATCCCCTATGCCTTGATGGTGGGTGAGCTGGGCTCTGCCTTTAAAAACGAGGGCGGCGGCGTCAGCTCCTGGCTGCACCAGACCACCAACGCCAAGCTGGCCTACTACGCCGGTTGGACCTACTGGGCCTGCCACATCACCTACATTGCCAGCAAGGGCAGCGGCTTTTTGAAAGCGCTGAGCTGGGCCGTTTTCCGCAACGCGGAGACCTACGATTCCTTCCCCACCCGCTATATCCAGCTTGCCACCTTCTGCATCCTGCTGCTGGGCTGCTACATTGCAAGTCTGGGTCTGAACCCCCTGAAAAAGCTGCTCACCGCCGCAGGCACCTGCACCTTCGTCATGTCCCTGCTGTACATCCTGATGATGTTCGCTGCCCCGGCCATCAACCCCACGGCAGAGTACGTCCACGCCAACCTGAGCTTCAGCAGCCTCATCCCCAACTTTAACGTCACCTACTTCACGTCTCTGTCCATTCTGGTGTTCGCTGTGGGCGGCTGCGAGAAGATCTCTCCCTACGTCAATAAGGTCGAGAACCCCAGCAAGGGCTTCCCCCGCGGCATGATCGCGCTGGCCGTCATGGTGGTCACCTGCGCCATTCTGGGCACGCTGGCCATGAGCCGTATGTTCGACCCCGCCGTCATCAACGCCAGCGCAGAGAGCTTCAACGCCTATGTCGCCAACAGTTCCTACTGGGCTTTCCAGAAGCTGGGTCAGTACTACCATGTGGGCGATCTGTTCATGATCATCTACGCCCTGTGCAACGTCATCAGCCAGCTCGCCGTGCTGATTTTGAGCATCGACGCACCGCTGCGTATGCTGCTGGATAACGAGCACACCAAGCAGTTCATCCCGAAGGCTCTGCACAAGGTCAACGCCCACGGTGTGCACAGCAACGGCATCAAGATGGTGGCTGTGCTGTCCGGCTCCATCATTCTGGCACAGTCCTTTGTGCCCGGTGCTGCTGCCGTTCTGCGTCAGCTGACCAAGCTGAACTCTGTGTGTATGCCCATGCGCTACCTGTGGGTGTTTGCCGCCTACATCGCCCTGCGCAATGCCTACGACACCATCCCTGCCGAGTACCGCTTTGTCAAGAATCAGGCCGTGGCTAAGTTCTTCGGCGGCTGGTGCTTTGCCGTTACCGCCGTGTGCTGCGTGCTGGGTATGTATGATAAGGACCCCTTCACCTTTGCACTGAACGTCATCACCCCCGTGGTGCTGACTGTGCTGGGATTCATTCTGCCCGCCCTTGCAAAGCGCGAGCAGACTGCTGCTAAAAAGTAA
- a CDS encoding DUF6054 family protein has translation MAIFEKTIRNQNFDTLLRKLEHAIPDSSWSAELEAGSDFKEGSARCSVRVFERYSMVGGNRLSLTLTLFQNGDEPIRLSVIAAGGSQAVFFKMNTLGEDAFLEDVKQLLEEILEG, from the coding sequence ATGGCTATTTTTGAAAAGACCATCCGCAACCAGAACTTCGATACCCTGCTCCGCAAGCTGGAACACGCCATCCCGGACAGCAGCTGGTCGGCAGAGCTGGAAGCCGGCAGCGATTTCAAGGAGGGCAGCGCCCGGTGCAGCGTGCGGGTGTTTGAGCGGTACAGCATGGTGGGCGGCAACCGCCTCAGCCTGACGCTGACCCTGTTCCAGAACGGGGACGAGCCCATCCGGCTGTCGGTCATTGCAGCGGGCGGCAGTCAGGCGGTGTTCTTTAAAATGAACACCCTTGGCGAGGACGCTTTTTTGGAGGACGTAAAGCAGCTGCTGGAAGAAATTTTGGAGGGGTGA
- a CDS encoding extracellular solute-binding protein: MMKKISRRSFLQVCGITAATAALTACGGGKAESKTADAHEAVTFMAPYKEIEAFIEQVHSVYPEVNIEVVPYSGDNTTTCLQNMFAAGDLPDVCTLTYYDPQIDLVSDKLLDLSGYDFTDNYVESRLQDVFDNGAIYLLPSVYNCYGITYNKTLLREHGWELPNSFAELEELAAKAKEAGVDLCLPQIQYPGYGFQYLFNIADADFLGTLDGKLWQKDYLSGKANVSNTPGMMQAMAYVKKWKDIGMLNGSGDALDDNVTRQRMAEGNTLFLIGNTNGIVEADGNADKFGLMPFLSEDGTQNVFVLNVNRFYGLNKKLKQNPQKLEDALKVMRVLSTVAGTSALQPATALKSSLLPFKGAKADGTYYADVADALNAGNTAPFIYSGWENTIVTTGLKMLDFMEGNATMEDVIRQLDEDQDSVVNNTPDVITTVTEELSQQDCAMLVGRCFAQATGSDLALVSLSTWIPGNPTNQNHHGVAAKLYAKGITDYDLSVILPTGWNRTIQTVALTGQQINDLLASGYDAYGNGKGYPYVLVSPMQPEAGKTYQVAICGVSDKLAAEATVADSGVVGMDAAKAFFGAYTTISRADTAWS; this comes from the coding sequence ATGATGAAAAAAATCTCCCGCCGCTCGTTTTTGCAGGTTTGCGGCATTACTGCGGCAACGGCAGCGCTGACCGCCTGCGGCGGCGGTAAGGCTGAAAGCAAAACAGCAGATGCGCACGAAGCCGTCACCTTTATGGCACCTTATAAGGAGATAGAAGCCTTTATTGAGCAGGTACACAGCGTTTACCCGGAAGTGAACATCGAGGTCGTGCCATACAGCGGCGATAACACCACCACCTGTTTGCAGAATATGTTTGCGGCGGGCGACCTGCCGGACGTCTGCACCTTGACCTACTACGATCCCCAGATTGATCTGGTCTCCGACAAACTGCTGGACCTTTCCGGCTACGATTTTACGGATAACTATGTGGAGTCCCGTCTGCAGGACGTGTTCGACAACGGTGCCATCTATCTGCTGCCCTCGGTTTACAACTGCTACGGCATCACCTACAACAAGACCCTGCTGCGGGAACACGGCTGGGAACTGCCCAATTCTTTTGCTGAGCTGGAAGAACTGGCTGCAAAGGCCAAGGAAGCCGGGGTCGATCTCTGCCTGCCGCAGATCCAGTATCCGGGCTACGGTTTCCAGTATCTGTTCAACATTGCAGATGCCGATTTCCTTGGCACACTGGACGGCAAACTGTGGCAGAAGGATTATCTTTCCGGCAAGGCGAACGTCAGCAACACCCCCGGCATGATGCAGGCAATGGCGTATGTCAAAAAGTGGAAGGACATCGGGATGCTGAACGGCTCCGGTGATGCTCTTGACGACAACGTGACCCGGCAGAGGATGGCTGAGGGCAACACCCTGTTTTTGATTGGAAACACCAACGGCATTGTGGAGGCAGACGGCAACGCCGATAAATTCGGGCTGATGCCGTTTCTTTCCGAGGACGGCACCCAGAACGTTTTTGTGCTGAATGTGAACCGCTTCTACGGTCTGAATAAAAAGCTGAAACAGAACCCCCAGAAGTTGGAAGATGCGCTCAAGGTGATGCGCGTCCTTTCCACCGTTGCAGGCACCAGTGCCCTGCAGCCCGCAACGGCGCTGAAAAGCAGCCTGTTGCCCTTCAAGGGTGCAAAGGCAGACGGCACCTACTACGCCGATGTTGCCGATGCCCTGAATGCAGGCAATACCGCGCCTTTTATCTACTCCGGCTGGGAAAACACCATCGTGACCACCGGCCTTAAAATGCTGGACTTCATGGAGGGCAACGCCACCATGGAGGATGTGATCCGTCAGCTGGACGAGGATCAGGACAGTGTGGTGAACAACACCCCGGACGTCATCACTACCGTTACGGAGGAGCTTTCGCAGCAGGACTGCGCCATGCTGGTAGGCCGCTGCTTTGCACAGGCTACCGGCAGCGACCTTGCGCTGGTCTCGCTGAGCACATGGATCCCCGGCAACCCCACCAATCAGAACCACCACGGCGTAGCCGCCAAGCTGTACGCCAAGGGCATTACGGATTACGACCTTTCGGTCATCCTGCCCACCGGCTGGAACCGCACCATCCAGACCGTTGCCCTGACCGGGCAGCAGATCAACGACCTGCTTGCTTCTGGCTACGATGCCTACGGCAACGGCAAGGGCTACCCCTATGTGCTGGTAAGCCCGATGCAGCCGGAAGCGGGCAAGACCTATCAGGTTGCCATCTGCGGTGTGAGCGACAAGTTGGCGGCCGAAGCAACGGTGGCAGACAGCGGTGTGGTGGGCATGGACGCCGCAAAGGCTTTCTTTGGCGCATACACCACCATCAGCCGGGCAGACACCGCATGGAGTTGA
- a CDS encoding Hsp20/alpha crystallin family protein, which translates to MFMPTVFHENLFDDLFDPFWNEGALERAMNREARDTFGKRGANMMKTDVKQTDNGYEVDVDLPGCKKEDVQMDLNDGYLTIQAVRSHSNDEKDNKGRYVRRETFSGSCARSFYVGEVKKEDIHAKFEDGVLHIQLPAPQQTKALPENPNLIEIE; encoded by the coding sequence ATGTTTATGCCGACTGTTTTTCATGAGAACCTGTTCGATGATCTCTTTGATCCGTTCTGGAACGAGGGTGCACTGGAGCGTGCGATGAACCGCGAAGCCCGCGACACCTTTGGTAAGCGCGGTGCAAACATGATGAAGACCGATGTCAAGCAGACGGACAACGGCTACGAAGTGGACGTTGATCTGCCGGGCTGCAAGAAAGAGGACGTTCAGATGGATCTGAACGACGGCTACCTGACCATTCAGGCCGTGCGCAGCCACTCTAACGATGAAAAGGACAACAAGGGCCGCTATGTACGGCGCGAGACCTTCTCCGGCAGCTGCGCCCGCAGCTTCTATGTGGGCGAAGTGAAGAAGGAGGACATCCACGCAAAGTTCGAGGATGGCGTCCTGCACATCCAGCTGCCCGCTCCTCAGCAGACGAAGGCTTTGCCTGAGAACCCGAACCTGATCGAGATCGAGTAA
- a CDS encoding GntR family transcriptional regulator → MGEFAFQTLRESITSAIRSKILTGELQPGVKLAEQKLAEEFGSSRAPIREALRQLEQEGMVEYSRNVGCSVRRVKPEDAYEIYLLRANLEMTALRYFDCKFTEEDLRTLRGILEEMRNVRPGNLSQIVENDNRFHAVIVQRAGLPRLLKFWDDLNYGNLLVGVSSGSNHETLAQRQNGIHTKLYEALASGDTEVACRAVYAHYMEPMERMRSANSAGQAADGTAK, encoded by the coding sequence ATGGGCGAATTTGCCTTTCAGACTTTACGGGAAAGTATCACCTCCGCCATCAGAAGCAAGATCCTTACCGGGGAATTACAGCCGGGCGTAAAGCTGGCCGAGCAGAAACTGGCTGAGGAGTTCGGCTCCAGCCGGGCACCCATCCGGGAGGCGCTGCGGCAGCTGGAACAGGAGGGTATGGTCGAGTATTCGCGCAACGTGGGCTGCTCGGTGCGCCGGGTAAAGCCGGAGGATGCCTACGAGATCTATCTGCTGCGGGCAAATCTGGAAATGACGGCGCTGCGCTATTTTGACTGCAAATTTACGGAAGAGGATCTGCGCACCCTGCGCGGCATCTTAGAAGAGATGCGCAATGTCCGGCCGGGGAATCTTTCTCAGATCGTGGAGAACGATAACCGCTTCCATGCGGTCATCGTGCAGCGGGCGGGGCTGCCCAGACTGCTGAAATTCTGGGACGATCTGAACTACGGCAACCTGCTTGTTGGGGTGAGCAGTGGCTCTAACCACGAGACGCTGGCACAGCGGCAGAACGGCATCCACACCAAGCTGTACGAGGCGCTGGCAAGCGGCGACACCGAGGTTGCCTGCCGCGCCGTCTACGCCCACTACATGGAGCCTATGGAGCGGATGCGCAGCGCGAACAGCGCTGGACAGGCAGCAGACGGCACGGCAAAATAA